CCGGCTGCGGCGCTGCGCGTGGTGGGGCTGGTGTGCGAGGCGCTCGCCTACGCCCACGCGGCCCACGTTTTGCACCGCGACGTCAAACCGGAGAACGTCTTCCTCACTACCGCCAACGTGCCCAAGCTCATCGACTTCGGCGTGGCGCGGCTGCTGGCCCGCACCAGTCAGAAGGCCAGCACCGGCATCGGCACCGTCGAGTACATGGCGCCCGAGCAGATGCAGGGCGCGGCCGGCACCAACGCGGACTTGTGGGCCCTCGGCGTCACGTTCTACGAACTGCTCACCGGCGCGCGCCCGTTCACCGGCGAAGTCGGCGAGGTCATCCAGAAGATCCTCAGCGGGCGCTACGACGAACGCCCGCTGCACGAGAAGGGCGTGGACACGCGCCTCGTTCGGGTACTGCGCAAGCTGCTCAATCGCGATGCCGAGGCGCGCTATCAAACCGCTGACGAACTAGCGCGTGACCTCGAATCGGTGGCGCGCCGCACCCGGCTGGTCGACGACGACGAGAGCCGGTTGGAAGTGCTCATCCGCGCCAGTTTCCCGATCGTCTGCGTGATCTCCTTCGAAGAAGAGCGAATCATCGCCGCGGTGCGCGAGATCGCCCAGCGCCTCGGGGAAGAGCGCAAACAGCCCCGCCGCCTCTACGTGTGGAGCGCCTCGCGCGGTTTGCGCGACGACCAGGACCAACTCACCGACGCGCACACGCTCGACGATCCCACGGCGGCGCTGGTACACGCCATCGAGAACCGCGAGGACGCGGTCTACCTGTTCCTCGACATGCACCGGCACTACTCGCCGGTGACCACGCGGCTGATCCGCGACACCGCGCGCGCCATGCGCATGACCCGCAAGTCGTTGCTGTTTCTGTCGCCCTCGTACCAGGTGCCGGCCGAGCTGGAGAAGGCGGTCACGCTTTCGTTCTTCCAACTGCCCGATCCGCGGCAGTTGCGCCAGGTGCTCGACGGCGTGGCGGAGGAGATCCGGCTGGCCGGTCTGCGCGTCGAGCTGTCGGAAGCGGACCATGCCGTGCTTGTACGTGCCGCCAGCGGGCTGACCGGCAGCGAAGCGCAGCTCGCGTTCCGCAGTGCCGCGGCGCGCGACGGCGGCTTGCTCCCTTCGGCCGTGCGCGCCGTGGTGGAGTCGAAGACGCAGATCATTCGCAAGTCGGGCATCCTGGAGTACTACCACCAGGTGGAGTCTTTTGACGACGTCGGCGGGCTCGGCAACCTGCTGGCATGGTTCCGGACGCGGGCGCCGGTGTTCGCCAACACCGCGCGCTACGCCGGCCTGCCCGTTCCCAAGGGCGTGCTGCTGGTCGGTGTGCCAGGCTGCGGCAAGAGTCTGTCGGCGCGCGCCTTGGCGGGAGCGTGGGGCGTGCCGCTGTTGCGGCTCGACGTCGGGCGCATTTTCGGCTCGCTGGTCGGGTCTTCCGAGGCCAACCTGCGCATGGCCATCCAGACCGCGGAGGCGGTGAGCCCGTGCATCCTGTGGATCGACGAAGTCGAGAAGGGCTTCTCGGGCGTACGTGGTGAGGGTGGCGGCGGCGTGGCGGCGCGCGTCTTCGGTTCGTTCCTCGGCTGGCTGCAAGACAAGCGCAGCCCGGTCTTCGTCGTCGCCACGGCCAACGACTTGAGCGGCATTCCGCCGGAGTTTCTGCGCCAAGGTCGGTTTGATGACATCTTCTTTGTCGGCTTGCCTGCCAAAGTCGAGCGCGAAGCGATCTTCCGGGTTCATCTCAGCAAGCGGCGGCGCGACGCGTCGCACTTCGAGTTGGCCGAGTTGGTGCGCACCACCGAGGGCTTCTCCGGCGCGGAGATCGAGCAGACGGTGGTCGGCGGCCTGTTCCGCGCCTTCGACGATGGGCGAGAAATCGAGACACGCGACATGGTGGCCGCGGCGGTGGAGACGTACCCGTTATCGCGATCGCGCGCGCGGGAGATTGCCGCGCTGACCGCGTGGGCACACGGCAACGCCAAGCCGGCGAATTGAGCGGTCTGACATTCAAATGAACGCCGATCGGAATGCGCGATGAAGGTTCGGCTGCACGCGATCGAGTACGGTAGCCGGGCAAACGGTCCGGGCCTACGCGCCGCGCTGTGGTTTCAAGGCTGTACGCTCGCGTGCCCCGGTTGTTTCAACCCCGCCACCCATGATGCGCAGGATGGAGGCTGGTCGGATACCGGCACCCTTGCCGCGGAGATCAGTGCGCGGCGAACGTCCATCGAGGGCGTCAGCATCTCCGGCGGCGAGCCCTTCCAGCAACCGCAGGCGCTGCGGGACCTGCTCGAACGGCTGGCGGAATCGGGGCTCAGTCGCCTGGTGTTCAGCGGCTATACGTTGCACGAGATACAAGTCTCGCCGTGGGGGCCGGCGATTCTCTCCTGCATCGACGTGCTGATCGCCGGGCGCTATGTGGCCATGCGTGGTTTGGGCGAGGGATTGCGGGGCTCGGCCAACCAACGAGTCCATCTACTGACCAGTCGCTACACGCACGGCGATCTCGCTGCCGTACCGCGCCGCGAAGTCATTCTGCATCCCGACGGCAGCGTGTCGATTACCGGCATTCGGCCCGCGATCGTTGCACCAGAGGCTGCGGCTGATCCGGGAGCCCCTTCAACCCGACTGAATCTAAGCAGAATGAAGGGCGGCAACACCCGGCGGCAAGCACTAGCTGGAACAATACGGTGGACTAGTGATAGCGGGGAAGGTAGCTGAGAGGGCGGGCTTTCCCCGGTCTTTGGTTTATCGTTTTGGGTTGGCAGGGCGCACACCAGTTTCAAAGGAGCATTTCATGGCCATGATTGATCTCGATGTTGATCTGTCTGACGAGGAACGCCGGGTACGCGACACCGTCCACAAATTCGCCGCCGAGGTTATGCGACCCGCCGGCGTCGCGCTCGACCGCCTGGCCGATCCGGCGGAGGTGATCGCGCCGCAGTCGCCGCTGTGGGAGGCGTTCAAGAAGTACCGCGCGCTCGGTCTCGAAGCGTATACGGATCCGAGCAGCGACTTGCCGCCGCTGCAGCGCGCGCGGCTGCGCTACATCATCGCCGAGGAATTGGGCTGGGGCGACTCCGGCCTGGCGATCAGCTTCGGCGTCGCCGGTTTTCCGCGCATGCTGGCGCAACTCTCCGGCAAGCCCGAGCTGATCGAGCGCTTCGGAGACCCAAACAGCGTCGGTTGCTGGGGTGGCACCGAGCCGCATCACGGCAGCGACCTGATCATCTTCTCCGATAAGCTCGGCACCCCGGCCTACGGCAAGCCGGATTGTGTCGCGCGCAAGGAGGGGGACTTCTTCGTCATCAACGGGCAGAAGTCGGCGTGGGTGTCGAATGGCACCATTGCCAGCGCCAGCGCGCTCTTCTGCGCCGTCGACCTGGGTGCCGGCGTGATCGGCAACGCCGGCTTCGTGGTGCCGCTCGATGTGCCGGGCGTCTCGCGCGGCAAGCCGCTCAACAAGATCGGCCAGCGGGCGCTGAATCAGGGAGAGATCTTCTTCGACAACCTGCGCATTCCCACCGACTACATGGTGCTCGGTCCCGAGATGTTTGCCTTCGCCACCGATTCGGTCCTGTCGCTGGCCAACAGCGGCATGGGGGTGACCTTTGTCGGCGTGGCCCAGGCCGCGCTCGATCTGGCGCTGGACTACGCCAAGCAGCGGGTGCAGGGCGGGGTGCCGATTATCCAGCACCAGAGCGTCAAAGCGCGCCTGTTTGAGATGTTCCGCAAGGTCGAAGCGGCGCGCTCGCTGGCGCGGCGGGTGATGGTCTACAACGCCACCAACACACCGCCGGCGTTGCAATACGCCGTCGCGTCCAAGGTGACGGCGACCAGCACGGCCTTCGAGGTTGCCAGCGCGGCGTTGCAGATCTTCGGCGGCAACGGCTTGAGCCGCGAGTATCCGATCGAGAAGCTGCTGCGCGACGCCCGCGCCTCGATGATCGAGGACGGTTGCAACGAAGTCCTCGGCCTGGTGGCGGCCGAGCGGTTGTAGGGCAGCGCTCGGCCCGGGGTTCACCGTTGCGAGCGCGGGCGGCTCGCCCGCCTCGGTACCCCTACTGCTACTGCCAGCTCGTCTGCACGTCGCCCTTGCGCAGGCGGCCGGCGATGACGATTTGCTGCACTTCGCTGGAGCCGTCGTAGACGCGCACCACCCGGGCATCGCGCCAGATGCGCTCGATCATGTACTCGGCGCGCACGTAGCCGTTGCCGCCGAAGATCTGCACCGCATCGTCCACCGTTTGCCACAGCCCCTCGGCCGCCAGGAGCTTGGCGGTGGAGGACTCCCTGATTGCCGGTTGCCCGTGGTCGAGCAGCCAGGCGCTGCGGTAAACCACCAGCCGCGCCGCCTCGGTACGCGCGCTCATCTGCGCCAGGCGGAAGCCGATGCTCTGATGCTCGGCCAGCGGCTTGCCGAAGGTCTTCCGCTGCTCCGCATACTCCAGCGCCAGCTCCATAGCTTTTTGTGCCGCACCAACACAACGTGCGCTCAAAGTAGTGCGGCCCTCGGCGAGGCTGCGCTTGGCATACTCGAACCCTTCGCCCTCCTTGCCGACGAGGGCCTGCGCCGGGATGCGGGCATCGTCGAAAATGATCTCCGAGATGCGCGAGCCCTGGTGGCCGAGCGTGTCGAACACCTGCCCGATCTGCACCCCGGGGCTGTCGGCATCGACGATGAAAGCCGTGATGCCCTGGTCGGTGCGGGCGAAGACGAAGAAGTGGTGCGCCCGC
The Deltaproteobacteria bacterium DNA segment above includes these coding regions:
- a CDS encoding protein kinase; protein product: MSSSGGPYKIGQQFGPYVLESYLGSGAFKSVYQARRGAGSDTEAVVAVGFPHQQDRDGIAELEKEFAVTSRLDHPNIVRVHVVERHEGVTFLVMEFVEGESLRARLKREKALEPAAALRVVGLVCEALAYAHAAHVLHRDVKPENVFLTTANVPKLIDFGVARLLARTSQKASTGIGTVEYMAPEQMQGAAGTNADLWALGVTFYELLTGARPFTGEVGEVIQKILSGRYDERPLHEKGVDTRLVRVLRKLLNRDAEARYQTADELARDLESVARRTRLVDDDESRLEVLIRASFPIVCVISFEEERIIAAVREIAQRLGEERKQPRRLYVWSASRGLRDDQDQLTDAHTLDDPTAALVHAIENREDAVYLFLDMHRHYSPVTTRLIRDTARAMRMTRKSLLFLSPSYQVPAELEKAVTLSFFQLPDPRQLRQVLDGVAEEIRLAGLRVELSEADHAVLVRAASGLTGSEAQLAFRSAAARDGGLLPSAVRAVVESKTQIIRKSGILEYYHQVESFDDVGGLGNLLAWFRTRAPVFANTARYAGLPVPKGVLLVGVPGCGKSLSARALAGAWGVPLLRLDVGRIFGSLVGSSEANLRMAIQTAEAVSPCILWIDEVEKGFSGVRGEGGGGVAARVFGSFLGWLQDKRSPVFVVATANDLSGIPPEFLRQGRFDDIFFVGLPAKVEREAIFRVHLSKRRRDASHFELAELVRTTEGFSGAEIEQTVVGGLFRAFDDGREIETRDMVAAAVETYPLSRSRAREIAALTAWAHGNAKPAN
- a CDS encoding radical SAM protein, with protein sequence MKVRLHAIEYGSRANGPGLRAALWFQGCTLACPGCFNPATHDAQDGGWSDTGTLAAEISARRTSIEGVSISGGEPFQQPQALRDLLERLAESGLSRLVFSGYTLHEIQVSPWGPAILSCIDVLIAGRYVAMRGLGEGLRGSANQRVHLLTSRYTHGDLAAVPRREVILHPDGSVSITGIRPAIVAPEAAADPGAPSTRLNLSRMKGGNTRRQALAGTIRWTSDSGEGS
- a CDS encoding acyl-CoA/acyl-ACP dehydrogenase, which gives rise to MAMIDLDVDLSDEERRVRDTVHKFAAEVMRPAGVALDRLADPAEVIAPQSPLWEAFKKYRALGLEAYTDPSSDLPPLQRARLRYIIAEELGWGDSGLAISFGVAGFPRMLAQLSGKPELIERFGDPNSVGCWGGTEPHHGSDLIIFSDKLGTPAYGKPDCVARKEGDFFVINGQKSAWVSNGTIASASALFCAVDLGAGVIGNAGFVVPLDVPGVSRGKPLNKIGQRALNQGEIFFDNLRIPTDYMVLGPEMFAFATDSVLSLANSGMGVTFVGVAQAALDLALDYAKQRVQGGVPIIQHQSVKARLFEMFRKVEAARSLARRVMVYNATNTPPALQYAVASKVTATSTAFEVASAALQIFGGNGLSREYPIEKLLRDARASMIEDGCNEVLGLVAAERL
- a CDS encoding acyl-CoA dehydrogenase family protein; translated protein: MDFTLSQDDLALQQSVRDFVEEQANTCWKEIDKTDELPPHLIEGARQLGLYGLSIPQEYGGLGLNVVQKTLVHEMLGRGPWGLASYISVHTGIGCVGIIRFASEAQKRHYLPKMASGEWLGAFALTEPEAGSDAGNLQTRAQRKGDGWLLNGRKTFITNAPRAHHFFVFARTDQGITAFIVDADSPGVQIGQVFDTLGHQGSRISEIIFDDARIPAQALVGKEGEGFEYAKRSLAEGRTTLSARCVGAAQKAMELALEYAEQRKTFGKPLAEHQSIGFRLAQMSARTEAARLVVYRSAWLLDHGQPAIRESSTAKLLAAEGLWQTVDDAVQIFGGNGYVRAEYMIERIWRDARVVRVYDGSSEVQQIVIAGRLRKGDVQTSWQ